In one Gimesia sp. genomic region, the following are encoded:
- a CDS encoding YqaE/Pmp3 family membrane protein, whose amino-acid sequence MSTHVEHQVAPNQSVVADILRIILAVLLPPVGVLLQVGLGMHFWLNIVLTLCGYIPGLVHAIWVIARK is encoded by the coding sequence ATGTCTACTCATGTCGAACACCAGGTTGCACCTAATCAATCAGTCGTTGCGGATATTCTCCGAATTATTCTTGCTGTTCTCCTGCCACCTGTTGGCGTCTTGTTACAGGTCGGGTTGGGAATGCATTTCTGGTTGAATATTGTTCTCACATTATGTGGTTACATTCCCGGGCTGGTTCATGCAATCTGGGTCATCGCCCGTAAATAA
- a CDS encoding TrkA C-terminal domain-containing protein: protein MFAIVSLIVIVVVSIIVVRVATVALSLTGLSNQLARFQARSAFTSTGFTTSETEKVMRHPVRRKIIMTLMILGNAGIVTAISSLIVSFVGAESSGGLWLRIALLAVGLSALWVLSYSDWVDHRMSEFIQRALQRWTDLEIRDYAGLLHLTGEYIVVELNVNANDWLAESSLNELKLNDEGVLVLGIEKEDASYIGAPRGDTQLEVNDQVLLYGKASVLKNLDERRRGAAGNWEHHKAVDDQKRSEEQEAVVS, encoded by the coding sequence ATGTTTGCCATTGTTTCACTGATCGTAATCGTGGTGGTTTCAATTATTGTTGTCAGAGTGGCAACGGTTGCGTTATCACTGACCGGGCTCTCAAACCAGTTAGCTCGCTTCCAGGCCAGATCTGCATTTACCAGTACTGGTTTTACGACCAGTGAAACTGAAAAAGTAATGCGACACCCGGTTCGCCGAAAAATCATTATGACGTTAATGATTCTGGGAAACGCGGGAATCGTTACAGCAATTTCTTCTTTGATTGTCTCGTTTGTCGGAGCCGAATCCAGCGGTGGACTATGGCTTCGAATTGCCTTGCTCGCTGTCGGTCTCTCGGCACTTTGGGTACTGTCTTATAGCGACTGGGTTGACCACCGTATGTCTGAATTTATTCAACGCGCGCTACAGCGATGGACTGATCTGGAAATTCGAGACTACGCCGGTCTGTTACACCTGACTGGGGAATACATCGTCGTGGAACTGAATGTGAACGCGAACGACTGGCTGGCCGAGTCGAGTTTAAACGAGTTGAAGCTTAATGATGAAGGTGTTCTTGTTCTCGGGATTGAAAAAGAGGATGCGTCCTATATAGGTGCGCCGCGCGGCGATACGCAACTTGAAGTAAACGATCAGGTGTTGTTGTATGGCAAGGCAAGTGTATTGAAAAACCTTGATGAGCGTCGACGTGGTGCCGCTGGGAACTGGGAACACCACAAAGCCGTGGATGACCAGAAACGATCTGAGGAACAGGAAGCTGTTGTCTCATAA